The genomic segment CTAAAATTAGCGGAATAGATTTAATTATTCCAGATCCGACTATTCCAAGTGAAAATGAACAGCATGGATACACAGTGATAGAAGCGAATTTCAATCCGGCTATGCATATGCATGCCTATGTATATAAAGGAAAAGGTCGACGGTTAACGATGGATGTACTAAACATGCTGTTTCCAGAATTAAACGAAGATGTTTCTAGTACAGGTAAGACTCATTAACAAAAAATAAGAGTCTTGTTGAATAGATAAAAAAGTGATAAAATTTAGTAATTGTTAGTTTGAACAAATAAGGGAGGACTAAATTAGAATGGAAAAAATGTATTTTGATCATGCTGCAACTAGTCCTGTTCACCCAGAAGCTATTGAAGTGGTTTATGAAGCAATGAAAAATCATTATGGTAATGCATCAAGCATTCATAATTATGGAAGAGACAGCCGTCGCATTGTAGATAATGCTCGGGTTGTTTTTGCTAAAAGTATAGGTGCTAAACCAAATGAAATTATTATTACTAGCGGTGGTACAGAATCAGATAATACAGCAATTATTGAAACAGCCTTAAAAAGACAACAAGAGGGTAAACATATTATTACGTCAATGGTAGAGCATCATGCTGTTTTGAGACCAATGGAATATTTAGAAACACTTGGATTTGAAGTGACTTATTTGCCGGTTGATGAAAAAGGGCAAGTTGATCCCAATCTGGTTAGAGCAAATTTAAGACCAGACACCATTTTAGTCTCAATCATGTATGCAAATAACGAGGTAGGAACTGTAATGGATATAGCTGAAATTGGCGCTGTCATTGATGAAAATGAATCAACAGCATACTTTCACACAGATGCTGTTCAAGCTTATGGAACAGAAGATATCGATGTTAAAAGAGACCATATTGATCTGCTTTCTGTTTCAGGACATAAAATCAATGGTCCTAAAGGAATTGGCTTTCTTTATGTCAATGAAACGATTCATTTACCAAGTTTTATGCTAGGTGGAGAACAAGAAAAAAAACACCGAGCTGGAACAGAAAATATTCCTGCCATTTCCGGTTTACAAAAAGCAGTTGAAATCAGTCAGCTTAACCGAGAAGAACGCAAAGTGCAGTATCATGAGTTACGCACTCAATTGATTGAACAATTAACTCAATCAGGTATAGAATTTGAACTAAATGGAAATAAAGAAAACCAATTAGAACATATCATGAGTCTATGGATCAAGCATGTTTCTTCAGAGCAGTTATTAATGAGTTTAGATTTAGCCGGCATAGCTGTTTCAGCCGGTTCAGCATGTACGGCTGGAAATATTGACCCAAGTCATGTCTTACTTGCTATGTATGGAGAAAAAAGTCCTATTGTTGGAGAAACGATCCGTGTGAGCTTTGGGCTTGGAACTACATCTGAACAAATCACTTATTTAGCTGAACAACTGATAAAAATTAGTTTAAGGTTGAAGAGATAAAATAGAAAAAAAGAGCTTGAGTTAGATAGGTTCCTTTTAGAGTAGACCAACTATTTTTAGAGTCTGCTTAACAGGTTTACTTCAGCTATCTAGCTCTTTTTTTATAGATAAGGATATAGTGACTATGTTATAGTAGAAAATGAAAAGGGTTACGATTAAGAAGAGAAGTGAGGGAACGGTATGGCATTTGAAAAGAAAGCAACTTTACAAGGATCAACTGAATCGTTTAAAGTGAATCCCAATGCAAAAAAATATACATTAAGAGATAATGGATTTGAAGAAACGACTAAAGGGAATTTTCAATTTACTCGAACGATGGATGCTGATCCAACGAATAAACAAAGTGTAAAATTAAAAATTGTAGTTACTGATGATTTAGCACAACTAAAAATTTCGACAACAACAGGTAATGGATTGCGAACAGTTAACATCTACAATGGAGCTGCCTATGCAGCTATTCGCGAAAAAGTAGATTTCACTTTTCATGACCTTATTGAATGTGGAGTATTAGAAAAAGTATAAAAATGATAAAATTTTAAATTAATTAGCAATAGGAGAGGTACTTCATGAAGATGAATTCGTCTCCTATTTGGGTTGAGCGACTTGATTTCTGACTAAAAGTTAGTATAATGATAAAGACTGGAAAAATGCGACCTTCAAATCGTAAAGATTTTCAGAATCTATTTGAAATGATGGTGATGTAATGAAAGACAATAGCAAGACTCGTGTTGTAGTCGGCATGAGTGGAGGCGTTGATTCATCCGTTACAGCTTTATTGTTAAAACAACAAGGCTATGATGTGGTGGGTATTTTTATGAAAAACTGGGATGATACAGATGAGTTTGGTATGTGTACAGCGACGGAAGATTATAATGATGTTGCGCTAGTAGCTAATCAAATTGGAATTCCATATTATTCTATTAACTTTGAAAAACAATATTGGGATAAAGTTTTTACCTACTTTTTAGAAGAGTATAAAAAAGGCCGTACGCCTAACCCAGATGTTATGTGTAATAAAGAAATCAAATTTAAAGCTTTCTTAGATTACGCTATCGAACTAGGCGCAGATTATGTGGCTACTGGACATTACGCTCAAGTAGAACGAGATGAAAATGGCGTTACTCATATGTTAAGAGGCGTAGATAACAATAAAGATCAAACTTACTTCTTAAATCAATTATCGCAAGAACAATTGGCTAAAACGTTATTTCCTCTTGGCGGCATGCAAAAGCCAGAAGTACGTAGAATCGCTGAAGAAGCAGGATTAGCTACTGCTAAGAAAAAAGACTCTACAGGTGTTTGCTTTATTGGAGAACGTGATTTCAAAAAATTCTTAATGACTTATTTACCGGCACAACCAGGTAAAATGATGACAGTAGATGGGGAAATAAAAGGGCAACATGATGGATTGATGTATTACACTATCGGCCAACGTCAAGGGTTAGGTATTGGCGGCGGAGGCAAATCAAGTGATCCTTGGTTTGTTATTGGGAAAGATCTAGAAACCAATACGTTGTATGTAGGACAAGGTTTTAATCATGAATGGCTGCTTGCTACTCATTTAGAAGCTTCTGACCTTCATTTTACAATAAATGAAGAAAAACCTCGTTCATTTAAATGTACAGCTAAATTCCGTTACCGCCAAGCTGATACCGGTGTTACGGTTCACTTGAACGAAGATGGAACAGCAGCTACTGTTGAATTTGACGAACCAGTACGCGCAATCACTCCTGGACAAGCAGTTGTTTTTTATGACGGCATGGAATGTTTAGGCGGCGGTACGATTGATGCAGCTTACAACGAAACAAGAGAATTGCAATACGTTTAAAAAAATCATTGATTTCAAAAAAGCTAGGGCTTGCCCTAGCTTTTTTGTTGTACATAGGAAAGAAATAAAACAAAGGCATCAATCAGTAGAATCCAATGGGATTTTGGTGTAAAATAATAGAAGTTGCAAAAAGGAGGAAGTAAGTATGGAACGAAACCATAAAGCTTTTCAGTTATGGGAACAAGGCGAATTTAATCAAGCCATTCAATTACTTATGGAAGAAATCAATGATAATCCTGACAATAGTGACAGTTATTATAATTTAGCAACCATGTTTATTTTAGGTCATAAATATGATGATGCAAAAGCAATACTAGAAACGGCAATTGAAAAGTATCCTAACGATTCCATTTTCATTTATGCGTTTGGAAACCTTTATTATGAATTAGAGAACTATCAAGTTTCATTAAACTATTTTGAACAAGTAACCCAATTCCAAGAGACTCCGTTAAAAAAAGACGCTATGGTGATGATTGGACAAAATTATTTAGCCTTAGATCAATCAAAGAAAGCCTTGGTTTATTTTTTGAGTGCGTATGAAGAAGATAAATTGGATATGACGTTAATTTTATTAATAGGCAATACATTAATGCAAGTCGGCTCATTCCAAGAAGCCAAAAAGTACTTTGAGTTAAGCATGGAACAAGCTCCGCAAAATGATGAAGCTTGGTTTAAAAGAGGAGTAGTCGGAATGGTTTTAGAAGAAGATCTCAATATTTTTCAATCATTCTTTAATAAATCAAAAGAGTTGAATCCAAGTAGATATGAAGAGCGAATCCAACAGCTAACAGCTATAGAAAGTATAGTGAAGAACCAAAAAGATGTCGAATAGTTAAAAACCAATTAAGATAGAAAGGATGGATGAGAAAATTGGCTTTACAAGAGAATCTAGATTTGTTTGAAAAAGAACCACCTTATTTTGTAGGGCAAGTTGTTGCAATTTTCTATCAGAATCCGACAAACTTTTATAAAGTATTGCTGACACGAGTCATTGAGACAAATAGTTCTTTTACAGAAAAAGAAATTGTCATTACGGGTAACTTTGGACAAATCCAAGAAGAAGAAAACTATCGCTTTTTTGGTCAATTGATTGAGCATCCTAAATTCGGTATGCAGTTTAATGCAGAACGTTATCGACAAGAAAAACCAACTTCTGCTGAAGGTGTGATTGCTTATCTTTCAAGTGATAAATTTCCAGGGATCGGAAAAAAAACAGCTGAAACGATCGTTGATCTTCTAGGGGAAGATGCGATTGATCAAATTAATGCAGACGAGACCGTCTTAGCTAAAATACCTGGATTAAATAGTAAGAAGAGAGAAGTAATCGTTGATACTATCCGTTCAAGTAATGGAATGGAGAAAATAATTATTGGGTTAAATGATTTTGGCTTCGGAAGTCGATTAGCTTATACGATTTACCAAACGTATCAAGAAGAGACTTTAGAAGTTATCCAAGAGAATCCTTATCGCTTAATAGAAGATGTTGAAAATGTAGGATTTAAAAAAGCAGATGCGATCGCAGAGAACCTTGGTTTTGCAGCGGATTCTCCAGGACGTATTCAAGCGGGAATCTTATTTTCATTAAATGAGTTGTGTCTTAGTGAAGGCAATACGTATACATTAGCAGAGCCTTTATTAAGAGAAACGATAAAAGTATTAGAAGAAAGCCGGTCATTTATTATTGAACCGGATCTAGTAGCAAAAGAATTACTAAAATTGATTGAAGAAAATAAACTGATTGAAGATAATCATAAGCTGTATATTAATTCATTGTATGCTGCAGAATGGGGTATCGCTACTTCTGTCAAACGTTTGATGGAAAATAGTGAAAAAATTCAATATTCTGGTCATAATATCAAAAAAGAAATACGTAAAATGGAAAAAAGATTGGGAATCCAATATGGGCAATCACAAGTAGAAGCCATTGAAGAAGCTCTCATTTCACCATTATTCATTTTAACTGGTGGTCCAGGAACCGGAAAAACAACCGTATTGAATGGAATCGTAAATTTATTCGCAGAACTAAACGGTTTGTCTCTAGAAATTGAAGATTACCACGATAAGATTTTTCCTATTCTTTTAGCTGCACCAACAGGGCGTGCAGCTAAAAGAATGAATGAGTCTACTGGACTGCCCAGTAGCACGATCCATCGACTCCTTGGGTTGAATGGTCAAGAAAAACCAAGCGCTGAACTTTCTGATCGTGAACTAGAGGGTGGATTGTTGATCGTTGATGAAATGTCAATGGTTGACACGTGGTTAGCTAATCAATTGTTAAGAGCTGTACCACAAAATATGCAAGTTATATTTGTTGGGGATAAAGATCAGTTGCCTTCTGTTGGACCAGGACAGGTTTTGCATGATCTTATTCATGCAAAACAAATTCCTAGCAGAGAATTAACCGAAATCTATCGTCAAGATGATGGTTCGTCAATTATTTCTTTAGCTCATGCAATAAAAGAAGGTAAATTACCTGCAGATTTTACTAAGAATAAAAAAGATCGTTCTTTTTTTCAATGCAATACTTATCAAATTGAACCTGTCATCCGCCAGGTAGTGGAAAGAGCTAAGGATAAAGGGTTCACTGCTCAAGACATTCAAGTTTTAGCACCTATGTATAGAGGACCGGCTGGAATAGATGCCTTGAATAAAATGATGCAAGAAATATTTAATCCAAATCCTTCAGGCAGACGAAAAGAAGTCAAATTTAATGACAAAAATTATCGGATTGGAGATAAAGTCTTACAATTGGTGAATTATCCAGAGATGAATGTCTTTAATGGCGACATGGGAGAAATCACTGGTATCAATTTAGCGAAAGAAACCGAAGACAAAGTGGATGAGATCGTTATTCAATTTGATGCAAATGAAGTCGTCTATAAACGAAATGAATGGATAAAAATCACGTTAGCCTATTGTTGTTCAATTCATAAATCGCAAGGTTCGGAGTTCAAAATGGTTATCTTACCAATGGTACAAAACTATCATCGGATGTTAAGACGTGACTTGCTATACACTGCCATTACAAGAAGTAGTGAGTTGCTTATTCTATGTGGTGAACCGAACGCTTTTGAAGAAAGTGTAAGCAAATCATCAGCTACTAGACTAACAACATTAGCAGAGCGGTTACTAGGTGATGAGCTGCTACCTAGAGAAAGTAATGCAGAACCTGTTGGTATTAAAGAAGCTACGGCAATAGAAACAAAGACGTCTACTAATGACGCTGATTCTACCCAGTTGTCTTTGATAGAAGATAAAAAAGAACCAAAAAATTACAAACTAACAATTGAAATGATCCAATCTAATGCTATCGACCCAATGATCGGCATGGAAGGAATCGTACCGCATAACTAAAAAAACGTTCCAGAAGAATTCACTTCTGAAACGTTTTTTTAATGGTGGTCGGCTTAATGCCAAAAATAACGAGAACTGGTGTGAAGGGTAAAATCGATTGACTGATACGTCAATTCTTCGCCATCTGCATTTGAATCAATTGTTCGAGTTGTTTTAAGTGAGAGTGTTTTTGATTGTGAGTAATAAACATCTTTATGATTGAGGTGTTTTTCTCCAGTAATCATCAAACTGAATAGATAAAGAATTTTCAAAAATGGAAGTTTGGGTAAAATAATCAAATCTAATTTACCATCTACTTGAGATGCTTTAGGTGAAACAGGAATACCTCCGCCAAAATAAGGGTGATTGTTTACAATAACTAAAAAAGCATCCTCAAATTGTTTCTTTTTGCCATCAATTATAATAGTCAGGGGAAAAGAAGCTTGTTTGAAAAAAACTTGAATGAAACAAGCAAGGTAAACAAGTGAATTCAATCCGATTTTATTTAAAAATGGTTTAGAAGGAGAGTGATTAGCTTTTTTGACAATTGCCGCATCAAAACCGATCCCAACATTGTTTACGGCATAGCCTGTACTATTTTGATGATGATCAAGGTATTGAAGGACATCTATTTTCTTTGGCTGATCAGCAGCTAAAATTTGCTCTAGCGCTTTTACAGGATTTTTTGGTATGCCGTTGCCACGCGCAAAATCGTTTCCGGAACCCGAAGGAATATAGCCCAATGGAAGATGAGCAAATTCTTCTCCTAAACCTAAGAAGGCTTCGTGTAAAGTACCATCTCCTCCGATTATAATGATTAATTGGGACAAGGCTGGATTTTGAGTTATTTTTTGTGCTAAAGAATGAACTAATTTAATGGTATGCCCAGGATAAACTGACTTATATAATTCAATTGAGAGGCGTTTATTTGTTAACGTTTGGATCACTTGTTGACTGATTTTTTTTCCTCTTCCTGAACCTGAACATTCGTTTATAACAAGGTGATAGTGTTCTATTGTAGACATGAGTACTCCTTTGAATGGCATTTGTATTATTTGGGTCAATTTCCATTATAAACCAAATAAAAATTAAATTTTCAGAAAATTTATGAGAAAATAGTAAAAGTCTGCTATAACGTAGCTTGAAGTGTTAGAATAAACAAGGATTTTGTTTCATGTTGTAGGAAGGATGAACGTTTTGAAGAAAAAATTAATGTCAAATAAATATACATTAGGTGCAATTGATATTTTGTACATAGTCGTAGGCTCTTTCATTGCTGCTGTTTCTTTTAACGCGTTCTTGTTGCCTAATTTAATTGTTTCGGGCGGCATCAGTGGAGTAAGTATGATTACAAGCAATGTGTTCAATTGGGATCCTTCTATTGTCCAGTTAGCTTTTAATATTCCTTTGCTTTTGATTTGTTTCATTTTCTTTGGAAAAGAAGCTGGCTACAAAACAATTTTAGGAAGTTTGATTTTGCCAGCTTTTATAGGCATGCTTGATTTTATGGAACCATGGACCGATACGCCTTTGTTGGCTGCTTTATTTGGAGGGATTGTTACAGGAATTGGATTAGGTATAGTCTTCAGAGCTAAAGCTTCAACTGGAGGCACTAGTATTGTGGCTCAAGTGATACATGAGTATCTAAAATTGCCATTAGGTATGAGTATGGCATTGATTGATGGTTTAGTCATTGTAGGTGCATTACTTGTTTTTGATGGAGAAGTTGTTATGTATTCTATCATTTCACTTTTTGTGATCAGTCGTACGATTGACGTTGTTCAAGTTGGGTTTAATCATTCTAAGAATGTTATGATTATTTCTGAATACCCTTCTGAAGTAAAACAAGCCATATTTGACACGGTGAATCGTGGAGTGACCAACTTGGGTATTAAAGGCGGCTATGGAAATTCAGATAAAGAAATGTTGATGTGTGTCGTTGCTGAACAAGAATTTACTCTTTTAAAAGACACGATTTTAGATGTAGATGAAAATGCCTTTGTGGTTGCTATGAGTGCAAGTGAAGTATGGGGCCGTGGTTTTACACTTGCTAAAGAGAAGCCAATTGTTTAAAGGTTTCCAGAGGAAATATTCGTTTAATAGATTGACAATTTAGATAACTTCTCCTATACTTTAAACGTACTAAGGATAAATTCATTTGATCTCTTGTTTAAAGAAAAGTTTTCCTAGGCTGAAAGAAAACTAACAATATTAAATCAATGCTCCCTTATTGAAATAGTAGAAATACTATCGTTTCTCACGTTATCGAGACTTAAGAGGTAATGAACGGTCGAATGACATCATTGCAAACAAGGTGGTACCGCGATTATTTTCGTCCTTGTCTGGCAATGTTGTTGTTGGACTTTTTTTGTACTTATTTTTTTAAAAATATAAGCTTTTAAATTTGAAGGGAAGAATAAATTAATGAAAAAATTAGCAAGTAACGAAGTTCGTCAATTGTTTTTAGATTTTTTTGAATCAAAAGGTCATAAAGTAGAACCTAGTGCATCACTAGTGCCTTTTGAAGATCCAACACTGTTATGGATCAATTCTGGTGTTGCTACCTTAAAAAAATATTTTGACGGATCTGTTGTACCAGAAAATCCAAGAATTACAAATGCACAAAAAAGTATACGTACAAATGATATTGAGAATGTAGGGAAAACGGCTCGTCATCATACGCTATTTGAAATGCTTGGAAATTTCTCAATTGGAGATTATTTCAAAGAAGAAGCTATTGAGTGGGCATGGGAATTTTTAACAGAAGAAAAATGGTTAGGCTTAGATCCAGATAAATTGTATGTGACAGTTTATCCAGAAGATACAGATACTAAAAAAATCTGGAAAGAAAAAGTCGGATTAACAGATGATCATATCGTAGATGTAGCAGATAATTTTTGGGATATTGGTGCTGGCCCAAGTGGTCCCGATTCAGAAATATTCTATGACCGTGGAGAAGCGTTCAATGACCTAGCTGAAGATGACCCAGAAAACTATCCTGGTGGAGAAAATGAACGCTGGTTAGAAATTTGGAATTTAGTATTTTCAGAATTCAATCATAAACCAGATGATACGTATGAACCATTACCAAATAAAAATATTGATACAGGTATGGGATTAGAACGTGTTGTGTCTATTTTGCAAGATGCACCGACAAACTTTGAAACAGATTTATTTATGCCAATCATTGAAAAAGTAGAAGTATTGAGCAAAGTTAAAAAATATGGTGAAGATTCAATAGACGATATTTCTTTTAAAGTTATTGCAGATCATGTTCGTGCGGTAAGTTTTGCTATCGGAGATGGTGCATTACCATCTAATGAAGGACGTGGGTATGTATTGCGTCGCTTGTTGCGTCGTGCAGTTATGCACGGGAAAAAATTGGGTATTGATGAAGCTTTCTTATTTAAGCTAGTTCCTATTGTAGGTTCTATTATGAACAGCCATTATCCAGAAATAGTGGAACAAGAAGAATTCATTGTTAAAGTGATTAAAAATGAAGAAGAACGATTCCATGAAACCATTAATGATGGTTTAACAATCTTAAATGAACGAATGAGTGAACTAAAAGAAAAAGGCGAAAAAAGAATCGCCGGCGCTGATATTTTTAAGTTATATGACACTTACGGATTCCCAGTTGAATTAACAGAAGAGTTTGCTCAAGATGAAGGTTTTGAAGTAGACCATGAAGGTTTTGAGAAGGAAATGACTGCTCAAAGAGAACGTGCACGTGCAGCACGAAGCGATGAAAAATCAATGGGTGTGCAAACGAAACTATTCAATGATTTGAAAGAAGAAAGTCTATTTGTTGGATACAATAAAACAAAAGAATTGGGTAGATTAGAAGTTATTGCGACAGATGATGAGATTAAATCAACAATAGAAGCTGGTCAAAAAGCTCGATTAATTTTTGATAAAACGCCTTTTTATGCTGAAATGGGTGGTCAAGTTGCCGATAAAGGAGTTATTAAAAATGATTCAGGTAAGACAGTTGCAAAAGTTGTAGATGTTAAAAAAGCTCCAGCAGGACAACCGTTACACACAGTAGAAGTAATGGAAGTTCTTACTGTAGGAGAAACATATGAGTTGGCTGTCGATGAAGCATTAAGAAATAGAATCACTAGAAACCACACAGCAACACATTTACTGCACCAAGCATTAAAAGATATTTTAGGGGAGCATGCGAACCAATCTGGTTCCTTAGTAACAGCTGGTCATTTACGTTTTGACTTTACTCATTTTGGTCAAATCACTCAAAAAGAATTAGATGAGATGGAACAAATCGTAAATGAAAAAATATGGGAATCCATCCCAGTTGTAACAGTAGAAACAGATATTGCAAAAGCGAAAGAAATGGGTGCAATGGCATTATTCGGTGAAAAATATGGGGATAAGGTCCGCGTTGTAAATGTTGGCGACTATTCTATTGAATTATGCGGTGGAGTACATGTCGGCAATACGAGTGAAATTGGTATCTTTAAAATTACTTCTGAATCAGGAATAGGTGCCGGTGTTCGTAGAATTGAAGCTGTAACAAGTGAAGCTGCATATAAATTAGTACAAACCGAACAAAAACAGTTGAATGAAGTAGCTGCATTAGTAAAAGCACAACAAACTCAAGATGTAATCACTAAAGTGCAACAATTGCAAAATGAATTAAAAGAAATTCAAAAAGAAAATGAATCCTTGCAAGCGAAATTAGCTAATGATCAAGCAGGCGACATTTTTAAAGATGTAAAAGAAGTAAATGGGATTACTGTTGTTGCTGCTAAAGTTGATGTGAAAGATATGAACCAATTACGTCAATTAGCAGATCAGTGGAAACAACAAGCTGTATCAAATGTTTTAGCATTAGGTTTTGCTAAAGATGGAAAAGTTAACTTGCTAACAGCTATTGATGCTGAAACGATCAAAAAAGGATTTAAAGCAGGGGATCTTATTAAAACGATTGCTCCACTTGTTGGCGGAGGTGGCGGAGGTCGTCCTGATATGGCACAAGCTGGTGGTAAGAATCCAGCAGGTTTGCCTGAGGCTTTAGAAAAAGTTTCAGAATGGATCAAAGAAAAAGCATAAAACAGTATTCACTTTTCAAAAAAATGTTTATATAGAAAAAAATATGACCTTGGCAATAGTCTTGGTCTTGTTTTTTTTGAAAACAAAGAATTTCTATAGTTCCTTTCTGATAATCATTGTAGTTTGAAGTGCTTTCTTGTAAAATAAGAATAGATGTTACAGAAATCGAGGTGTAGACCATGAGTTCAACAGATGAAACAGTACGTTTTAACGTGGGTGACAATAGTGAAAAAAGTGTAAAAGAAACTTTGAGCCTAGTATATGATGCTTTAGAAGAAAAGGGATACAATCCAATTAATCAAATTGTTGGCTACTTGCTATCAGGAGACCCTGCTTATATTCCACGTCATAAAGATGCTCGAAATTTAATTAGACGCCATGAACGTGACGAAATTGTTGAAGAAATCGTTAAGACCTATTTGAAAGAGAGTGGACCTAAAGCTTAATGAGAACAATGGGATTAGATGTTGGTTCCAAAACTGTTGGTGTAGCCGTTAGTGACCCTTTTGGCTGGACAGCACAAGGAATTGAGATCGTTAAAATAAATGAAGCACAAGAAGAATACGGAATTGATCGTATTGGTGAATTAATTAAAATTCACGAAGTAACAAAAGTGGTTATTGGACTGCCAAAGAATATGAATAACTCAATCGGTCCTCGAGCAGAAGCGTCTATTCATTATGCAAAATTGATTGAAGATACATTTGGACTGCCCGTTGTCTTACAAGACGAACGACTAACGACTGTTCAAGCTGAAAGAATGCTGATTGAAGAAGGAAATACTTCTAGAGCAAAAAGAAAGAAAGTTATTGATAAACTTGCTGCAGTGATGATTCTTCAAAATTATTTGAATCAAAATCAAAACTAGCAATTCAATGGATTGTACGCTAAAATAGAGAATGAAACTTATCACATAATTAAAGGAGTGTTGACCAATGTCACATGACCACAATCACGATCACGACCATGAGCACGATCATGATCATGAACATATTACTTTAGTAGACGAACAAGGTAATGAACAATTATATGAAATCTTATTTACTTTTGATTCAGATGACTATGGTAAATCATATGTCTTTGT from the Carnobacterium inhibens subsp. inhibens DSM 13024 genome contains:
- the alaS gene encoding alanine--tRNA ligase yields the protein MKKLASNEVRQLFLDFFESKGHKVEPSASLVPFEDPTLLWINSGVATLKKYFDGSVVPENPRITNAQKSIRTNDIENVGKTARHHTLFEMLGNFSIGDYFKEEAIEWAWEFLTEEKWLGLDPDKLYVTVYPEDTDTKKIWKEKVGLTDDHIVDVADNFWDIGAGPSGPDSEIFYDRGEAFNDLAEDDPENYPGGENERWLEIWNLVFSEFNHKPDDTYEPLPNKNIDTGMGLERVVSILQDAPTNFETDLFMPIIEKVEVLSKVKKYGEDSIDDISFKVIADHVRAVSFAIGDGALPSNEGRGYVLRRLLRRAVMHGKKLGIDEAFLFKLVPIVGSIMNSHYPEIVEQEEFIVKVIKNEEERFHETINDGLTILNERMSELKEKGEKRIAGADIFKLYDTYGFPVELTEEFAQDEGFEVDHEGFEKEMTAQRERARAARSDEKSMGVQTKLFNDLKEESLFVGYNKTKELGRLEVIATDDEIKSTIEAGQKARLIFDKTPFYAEMGGQVADKGVIKNDSGKTVAKVVDVKKAPAGQPLHTVEVMEVLTVGETYELAVDEALRNRITRNHTATHLLHQALKDILGEHANQSGSLVTAGHLRFDFTHFGQITQKELDEMEQIVNEKIWESIPVVTVETDIAKAKEMGAMALFGEKYGDKVRVVNVGDYSIELCGGVHVGNTSEIGIFKITSESGIGAGVRRIEAVTSEAAYKLVQTEQKQLNEVAALVKAQQTQDVITKVQQLQNELKEIQKENESLQAKLANDQAGDIFKDVKEVNGITVVAAKVDVKDMNQLRQLADQWKQQAVSNVLALGFAKDGKVNLLTAIDAETIKKGFKAGDLIKTIAPLVGGGGGGRPDMAQAGGKNPAGLPEALEKVSEWIKEKA
- a CDS encoding IreB family regulatory phosphoprotein, whose protein sequence is MSSTDETVRFNVGDNSEKSVKETLSLVYDALEEKGYNPINQIVGYLLSGDPAYIPRHKDARNLIRRHERDEIVEEIVKTYLKESGPKA
- the ruvX gene encoding Holliday junction resolvase RuvX, which encodes MRTMGLDVGSKTVGVAVSDPFGWTAQGIEIVKINEAQEEYGIDRIGELIKIHEVTKVVIGLPKNMNNSIGPRAEASIHYAKLIEDTFGLPVVLQDERLTTVQAERMLIEEGNTSRAKRKKVIDKLAAVMILQNYLNQNQN